A genomic region of Paramormyrops kingsleyae isolate MSU_618 chromosome 19, PKINGS_0.4, whole genome shotgun sequence contains the following coding sequences:
- the armt1 gene encoding damage-control phosphatase ARMT1 isoform X1 — MAAHASVIDVPWSLSAKFVGSFAYMTVKDRLPTILTKVIDTIHRNKNKFFEEHGEEGVQAEKRTISLLSKLRNELQTDKPILELEDGMADTDLWNQYLQKQQELLDKQEAPSWFKSPWLYVECYMYRRIQESLHLNPPVSDFDVFKEAKTQSYFESQQAIKAICTHLHGLLEGVEGLPDSQLQGHFLQLLQVSLWGNRCDLSISAGKENAQKCSPIDSLEELKHFILVDDSSMVWSTLMNSNMSGEKPQVRVDFILDNAGFELVTDLVLADFLVSSGLAREICFHGKSIPWFVSDTTRKDFDWTIKQTLATNHRWVSWCGARWQKYMKDGVWSFHSHLFWTLPHEFCDMAADAPDLHNFLQQSHLILFKGDLNYRKLTSDRAWDHTVPFQKALRGFEPAPLCSLRTLKANVQVGLPPGRGEDLTAQEPDWMTGGRFAVVQFFCPSNEQQNPRRK, encoded by the exons ATGGCGGCGCACGCTTCTGTTATAGATGTTCCCTGGTCTCTCTCTGCTAAATTTGTAGG GTCTTTTGCATACATGACAGTGAAGGACAGACTGCCGACCATTCTTACCAAAGTAATCGACACCATCCATCGAAATAAAAACAAGTTTTTCGAAGAGCATGGAGAG GAAGGTGTCCAGGCAGAAAAGAGAACAATTTCCCTCTTGTCCAAACTAAGGAATGAGCTACAAACGGACAAGCCCATCCTGGAACTGGAAGACGGGATGGCTGATACGGACCTCTGGAACCAGTATCTGCAGAAGCAGCAGGAATTATTGGACAAGCAGGAAGCTCCCAGCTGGTTTAAATCCCCCTGGCTTTACGTGGAATGCTACATGTATCGCAGGATCCAGGAATCCCTTCACTTAAA TCCCCCAGTCAGTGATTTCGACGTGTTCAAGGAGGCCAAAACGCAGAGCTACTTTGAGTCCCAACAAGCCATAAAAGCCATCTGCACACACCTGCATGGGCTGCTGGAAGGCGTAGAGGGGCTCCCCGATAGCCAGCTTCAGGGGCATTTCCTTCAGCTGCTGCAG gtgTCCTTATGGGGAAACAGGTGTGACTTGTCGATATCAGCGGGTAAGGAGAACGCCCAGAAATGCAGCCCTATTGATTCACTTGAAGAGCTGAAGCACTTCATCTTGGTGGATGACTCCAGCATGGTCTGGTCCACCCTGATGAACAGCAACATGTCGGGGGAGAAGCCACAGGTGAGGGTGGACTTCATCCTGGACAACGCAGGCTTTGAGCTGGTCACTGACCTGGTCCTGGCTGATTTCCTTGTGTCCTCTGGACTTGCTCGAGAAATCTGCTTCCATGGGAAGTCCATTCCATGGTTTGTCTCTGACACCACCAGGAAAGATTTTGATTGGACCATAAAGCAGACATTAGCGACTAATCACAGGTGGGTGTCCTGGTGTGGTGCCCGATGGCAGAAGTACATGAAGGACGGGGTCTGGTCCTTCCACAGCCACCTGTTCTGGACCCTCCCGCACGAATTTTGCGACATGGCAGCCGATGCACCTGACCTGCATAACTTCCTCCAGCAGTCACATTTGATCCTGTTTAAGGGTGATCTTAACTACAGGAAGCTGACCAGTGACCGGGCTTGGGACCACACCGTGCCCTTCCAGAAGGCCCTgaggggattcgaacctgcaccGCTCTGTAGTCTACGGACCCTGAAGGCCAACGTGCAGGTGGGCCTCCCTCCGGGCCGTGGGGAGGACCTGACGGCCCAGGAGCCTGACTGGATGACCGGAGGGCGGTTTGCTGTAGTACAGTTCTTCTGCCCCAGCAATGAGCAGCAGAATCCTCGCAGGAAGTGA
- the armt1 gene encoding damage-control phosphatase ARMT1 isoform X2 has protein sequence MERNELQTDKPILELEDGMADTDLWNQYLQKQQELLDKQEAPSWFKSPWLYVECYMYRRIQESLHLNPPVSDFDVFKEAKTQSYFESQQAIKAICTHLHGLLEGVEGLPDSQLQGHFLQLLQVSLWGNRCDLSISAGKENAQKCSPIDSLEELKHFILVDDSSMVWSTLMNSNMSGEKPQVRVDFILDNAGFELVTDLVLADFLVSSGLAREICFHGKSIPWFVSDTTRKDFDWTIKQTLATNHRWVSWCGARWQKYMKDGVWSFHSHLFWTLPHEFCDMAADAPDLHNFLQQSHLILFKGDLNYRKLTSDRAWDHTVPFQKALRGFEPAPLCSLRTLKANVQVGLPPGRGEDLTAQEPDWMTGGRFAVVQFFCPSNEQQNPRRK, from the exons ATGGAGAG GAATGAGCTACAAACGGACAAGCCCATCCTGGAACTGGAAGACGGGATGGCTGATACGGACCTCTGGAACCAGTATCTGCAGAAGCAGCAGGAATTATTGGACAAGCAGGAAGCTCCCAGCTGGTTTAAATCCCCCTGGCTTTACGTGGAATGCTACATGTATCGCAGGATCCAGGAATCCCTTCACTTAAA TCCCCCAGTCAGTGATTTCGACGTGTTCAAGGAGGCCAAAACGCAGAGCTACTTTGAGTCCCAACAAGCCATAAAAGCCATCTGCACACACCTGCATGGGCTGCTGGAAGGCGTAGAGGGGCTCCCCGATAGCCAGCTTCAGGGGCATTTCCTTCAGCTGCTGCAG gtgTCCTTATGGGGAAACAGGTGTGACTTGTCGATATCAGCGGGTAAGGAGAACGCCCAGAAATGCAGCCCTATTGATTCACTTGAAGAGCTGAAGCACTTCATCTTGGTGGATGACTCCAGCATGGTCTGGTCCACCCTGATGAACAGCAACATGTCGGGGGAGAAGCCACAGGTGAGGGTGGACTTCATCCTGGACAACGCAGGCTTTGAGCTGGTCACTGACCTGGTCCTGGCTGATTTCCTTGTGTCCTCTGGACTTGCTCGAGAAATCTGCTTCCATGGGAAGTCCATTCCATGGTTTGTCTCTGACACCACCAGGAAAGATTTTGATTGGACCATAAAGCAGACATTAGCGACTAATCACAGGTGGGTGTCCTGGTGTGGTGCCCGATGGCAGAAGTACATGAAGGACGGGGTCTGGTCCTTCCACAGCCACCTGTTCTGGACCCTCCCGCACGAATTTTGCGACATGGCAGCCGATGCACCTGACCTGCATAACTTCCTCCAGCAGTCACATTTGATCCTGTTTAAGGGTGATCTTAACTACAGGAAGCTGACCAGTGACCGGGCTTGGGACCACACCGTGCCCTTCCAGAAGGCCCTgaggggattcgaacctgcaccGCTCTGTAGTCTACGGACCCTGAAGGCCAACGTGCAGGTGGGCCTCCCTCCGGGCCGTGGGGAGGACCTGACGGCCCAGGAGCCTGACTGGATGACCGGAGGGCGGTTTGCTGTAGTACAGTTCTTCTGCCCCAGCAATGAGCAGCAGAATCCTCGCAGGAAGTGA